Genomic window (Kosakonia sp. BYX6):
ACTTCCAGATGGTGCATCAGAGCATGATTATTCACTGCGTCCATCAGATGTAAAACGCTTACAGAACGCGGACTTACTCTTTTGGGTTGGCCCGGAGATGGAAGCCTTCATGGCGCGCTCCGCCCAGCAAGTGCCAGCACAAAAACAAGTGGTGATGGCGCAGCTTGACGGGGTGAAAACGCTGCTGATGAAAGGGACGGAAGAAGACGAGCATGAACACGGCGACGATCATCATCATGATGAAAAAGGTGATGAACATCACCATCACGGCGAATACAACATGCATCTGTGGCTTTCCCCTGAGATTGCGCGGCTCTCGGCGGTTGCAATCCACGATAAATTAGTGGAAGTTATGCCGCAAAGTCGAGCGAGGCTTGACGCCAACCTGCAGGCATTTGAGGCATCATTAGCCCGGGCCGATAAGCAAGTCGGTAACGAGCTGGCACCGCTGAAAGGGAAGGGGTATTTCGTTTTTCACGACGCCTATGGCTACTTTGAAAAACACTACGGTCTGACACCGCTGGGTCATTTTACCGTCAACCCTGAAATTCAGCCTGGTGCGCAGCGTTTACATGAAATCCGAACACAGTTGGTTGAGCAAAAAGCAACCTGCGTTTTTGCTGAGCCACAGTTCAGGCCAGCGGTCGTTGAAGCTGTTGCCCGAGGGACATCCGTTCGAATGGGAACGTTGGATCCACTCGGCATCGGTATCAAGTTAGGTACAGAGAGCTACCCACAGTTCCTTGCCCAACTCTCAAACCAGTATGCGAGCTGCCTGAAAGGAGAATAACGAGGAAGTGAATACGTGCAACAGATAGCCCGCTCTGTCGCCCTGGCATTTAATAATCTGCCCCGACCCCATCGCGTTATGCTGGGGTCGCTTACGGTTCTTACTCTCACTGTCGCCGTCTGGCGGCCTTATGTTTATCATCCCGAGTCCACGGCCCCGATTGTCAAAGCCATCGAACTGCCGAAAAACGAAATTCGTTCGCTTCTTCCCGAAGCCAGTGAGCCTATTGATCAGGCGACGTCTGACGATGTCGATGATATTCCGCAAGATGAGCTGGACGAGAAAACAGCCAATGAAGCCGGCGTTCACGAATATGTGGTGTCCACCGGTGACACGCTCAGCAGCATTCTCAATCAGTACGGCATTGACATGGGCAATATCAGCCAACTTGCCGCTGCGGATAAAGAGCTACGTAACCTGAAAATTGGTCAACAGCTCTCCTGGACGCTGACCGCAGATGGCGATCTGCAACGCTTGACCTGGGAGATGTCGCGCCGCGAAACCCGCACTTATGACCGCATAGATAGCGGCTTCAAAATGAGTAGCGAGATGCAGCAGGGCGACTGGGTGAACGCGGTGTTGAAAGGCACGGTGGGCGGCAGTTTCGTCTCCAGCGCCAAAGACGCCGGTTTAAGCAGCAGCGAAGTGAGTGCAGTGATTAAAGCCATGCAGTGGCAAATGGACTTCCGCAAACTGAAAAAAGGCGATGAATTCTCCGTGCTGATGTCCCGTGAAATGCTGGAAGGCAAGCAGGAACAAAGCCAATTGGTGGGCGTACGCTTGCGTTCTGATGGCAAAGATTACTATGCGTTTCGCGCGGAAGACGGAAAATTCTACGATCGTAACGGTACCGGGCTGGCAAAAGGCTTTATGCGTTTCCCAACCTCGAAACAGTTCCGCGTCTCCTCGAACTTTGATCCGCGCCGTCTGAACCCGGTCACCGGGCGCGTCGCGCCGCATAAAGGTGTCGATTTCGCACTGCCGCAAGGCACGCCTGTGATGGCAGTGGGTGATGGTGAAGTGGTGGTCGCAAAACGTAGCGGTGCGGCAGGAAACTATATCGCCATCCGCCACGGTCGCACTTACACCACGCGCTATATGCACCTGCGTAAGTTGCTGGTTAAACCTGGGCAGAAAGTGAAGCGTGGCGATCGCATTGCGCTTTCCGGTAACACCGGGCGTTCTACCGGCCCGCACCTGCACTATGAAGTGTGGATTAACCAACAGGCCGTGAACCCGTTAACCGCGAAACTGCCAAGAACCGAAGGGTTGAGCGGTTCGGATCGTAAGGATTACCTGGCGCAGGTTAAAGACGTCTTACCGCAATTGCGCCTGGACTGATTCGCTTAACAAATGCGCGTCTAAAGCCGATGCCGTCTCAGCATCGGCTTTTTCTTTTGTGCGAAAGATGAGGCATCGCTACACTATCCCATTATCTTTTTTGATGAGTTCTCTGGCCTGCGGAAGATGCATGGAAACGAAAAAAAATAACATTGAGTACATTCCGGAATTTGAACGCGAGTTTCGCCATCCGCGCAACTGGGGTGCCTGGCTTGGCGTGCTGGCTTTTGCGGGCGCCGCGCTGATCCCGCCGTCTCTTCGCGATCCGCTGCTTGGCAAACTGGGCCGCCTGGCGGGAAGAATGGGCAAAAGCGCACGTCGTCGTGCGCAGATCAATCTGTTTTACTGCTTCCCGGAAAAAAGCGAGGCGGAACGGGAAGCCATCATTGATGAAATGTTTGCTACTGCGCCGCAGGCCATGGTGTTGATGGCCGAGTTGGCACTTCGTGGCCCGGAAAAGGTGTTGCCGCGTATCGAGTGGCAGGGCAAAGAGATTATCGATGAGATGCACAGCAACGATGAGAAAGTGATTTTTCTCGTTCCGCATGGCTGGGGCGTGGATATTCCGGCGATGCTAATGGCGTCGCAGGGGCAGAAAATGGCGGCGATGTTCCATAATCAGGGCAATAAAGTGTTCGATTATGTCTGGAACACCGTTCGCCGCCGCTATGGCGGCCGTCTGCATGCGCGTAATGATGGCATCAAACCGTTTATTCAGTCGGTGCGTCAGGGGTACTGGGGTTACTACCTGCCGGACCAGGATCACGGGCTGGAGCACAGCGAGTTCGTCGATTTTTTTGCGACTTACAAAGCCACGCTACCGGCCATCGGTCGCCTGATGAAAGTATGTCGGGCGCGCGTGGTGCCGCTGTTTCCGGTGTATGACGCCAAATCGCATCGGTTGATTATTCAGGTACGGCCGCCAATGGATGATTTGCTGGCGGCAGATGACAACACCATCGCCCGGCGCATGAACGAAGAAGTCGAAGTGTTTGTCGGCCCGCATCCTGAGCAATACACCTGGATCCTCAAGCTGCTTAAAACGCGCAAACCGGGTGAGACAGAGCCTTACAAGCGCAAAGAGCTTTACGCGAAGAAATAAGCCACAAAAAAAGGCCTCTCAATGAGAGGCCTTTGCATTTCAGTAGCGCGCTTATTCGACGGTCAGAATACGCGTGGTATTAGTGGTGCCAATGGTACTCATCACGTCCCCCTGGGTCACGATCACCAGATCGCCAGACAACAGATAACCTTTATCACGCAGCAGGTTCACCGCATCGTTCGCGGCGGCAACACCTTCGTTCACGCTGTCGAAGTAAACCGGCGTAACGCCACGGTAGAGCGCAGTCAGGTTCAGCGTGCGTTCATGGCGGGATAGCGCAAAAATTGGCAAACCAGAGCTGATACGTGAAGTCATCAGCGCGGTGCGGCCAGATTCTGTCATAGAGATGATAGCGGTTACACCTTTGAGGTGATTTGCTGCATACATGGCTGACATCGCAATCGCTTCTTCCACGTTATCGAACTGAATGTCGAGGCGGTGTTTGGATACGTTAATGCTTGGGATTTTTTCTGCGCCCAGGCAGACACGCGCCATGGCGGCAACGGTTTCAGAAGGGTACTGACCGGCAGCGGTTTCCGCTGAGAGCATGACTGCATCGGTACCGTCGAGCACGGCGTTCGCAACGTCCATCACTTCTGCACGGGTTGGCATCGGGTTGGTGATCATCGATTCCATCATCTGCGTTGCGGTGATCACCGCGCGGTTCAGTTGACGGGCACGGCGGATCAGCGCTTTCTGGATGCCGACCAGTTCCGGGTCGCCGATTTCCACACCCAAGTCGCCACGCGCGACCATCACTACGTCGGAAGCGAGGATAACATCGTCCATCGCATCCTGATTGCAAACCGCTTCAGCACGTTCCACTTTTGCGACGATTTTCGCATCGCAGCCAGCATCACGCGCAAGACGACGAGCATAGTTGAGATCTTCGCCGCAGCGCGGGAAGGAGACCGCCAGGTAATCAACACCGATCAGCGCAGCGGTCACGATATCCGCCTTGTCTTTTTCGGTCAGCGCTTCAGCCGAAAGGCCGCCGCCGAGCTTGTTGATGCCTTTGTTGTTGGACAGCGGGCCGCCAACGGTGACTTCTGTGAACACTTTCATGCCCTGAACTTCCAGCACTTTCAACTGAACGCGACCGTCGTCGAGCAGTAGAATATCGCCAGGCACTACGTCAGCAGGCAGACCTTTATAGTCGATGCCAACTTTCTCTTTGTCGCCTTCGCCTTTACCCAGGTTGGCGTCGAGCAGGAATTTATCACCGATGTTCAGGAAGACTTTGCCTTCCTTAAAGGTGGAAACGCGAATTTTCGGTCCTTGTAAATCGCCAAGGATAGCAACATGACGTCCCAGTTTTGCCGCAATCTCACGCACCTTATCCGCACGTAATTTATGATCTTCCGGTGTTCCGTGTGAGAAGTTCATGCGCACCACGTTGGCACCCGCAGCGATAACTTTTTCGAGGTTGTTATCGCGGTCTGTGGCTGGGCCTAAGGTGGTGACGATTTTGGTTCTGCGAAGCCTTCTGGACATGTAATACTCCGTTGACTGAAACAACTAGGTGTTGCGTGAACATGAATCCGGTTGTAAATGCACCGCTGAAGAGCGATGCAACTGACCGAATAGCGTAAGATGTTACCGTTTTTTTTATTAGCTATTACTATTGATGGTTATCGTCTTTGATAAGCAGTTCCTTATCAAAGCGCGATTCTTTCAGTGCTTCTTTGACTCGCTTCAAGTTATCCCTGAATTTTGCTCCCCGCCGTAAGGTAAAGCCGGTTGCCAGCACATCGATAACGGTCAGTTGCGCAAGACGGGACACCATCGGCATATAGATGTCGGTATCTTCCGGGACATCCAGAGTGATAGCAAGTGTTGCCTCGCGCGCCAGCGGCGTACCCGCAGACGTGAGCGCAATGACCATCGCATCGTTTTCACGTGCCAGTTGTGCCAGTTCGACCAAATTTTTGGTTCTCCCGGTATGGGAAATCAGCACAACGACGTCATCATCGCTACAATTCATACAGCTCATGCGTTGCAGCACAATGTCATCGGAATAGACCACCGGAACATTAAAGCGAAAAAACTTATTCATCGCGTCGTGCGCCACCGCAGCCGAAGAGCCGAGGCCGAAGAAGGCGATTTTTTTCGCCTGCGTCAGCAGGTCCACCGCGCGGTTAACCGCAGCCATATCCAGCGACTGGCGCACATGATCAAGGCTTGCCATTGCGGACTCGAAGATTTTGCCGGTGTAGGCTTCAACGCTGTCATCTTCATCGACATTTCGATTAACATAGGGCGTGCCATTGGCGAGACTTTGCGCCAAATGAAGTTTGAAATCGGGGAAGCCACGGGTATCAAGGCTGCGGCAGAAACGGTTTACCGTCGGCTCGCTGACGTCGGCTTCCTGGGCAAGCGTGGCAATACTTGAATGGATTGCCTGGTCCGGCGCGGCAAGGATCACTTCCGCGACTTTACGTTCGGATTTACTAAGGTGTTCCAGCCGAGACTGGATTTTTTCCAGCATATTCATGGGTGATAAAGCGCTCATGGTAAAACGATTACACCAATAGTGAGAATCGTAACGCGATTTAACTTGATATTACCCCTGCACGATACAGAAAGGTAAGTCATGACAAGAAATGTTGTTGTTTTTTTTCATAACATGATCAAAGTCGGGTTTTAACCGCTAAGCCTCGGGCAAACATCCAGCTTTATCAGGGCGAAAACCCAGTTTTTTCGTCACAACTAAATAACGCACATCCTGAGAAGGCTTAACGGTTTCGGGAATTACGTAAAAGCGGTACAGTGCACCGTAATAAAATTACAACTGTAGCTTGGTAAGAAGCTGCAAGATAGCCAACTGAGGAGAATGACATGGCGGTAATACAAACAGCCCAGGCATGTGACCTGGTCATTTTCGGCGCGAAAGGCGATCTCGCACGCCGGAAATTGCTGCCTTCCCTGTACCAGCTGGAAAAAGCGGGTCAAATTCATGCGGATACGCGGATTCTTGGGGTCGGGCGCGCCGACTGGGATAAAGAGGCTTATACCAAAATCGTGCGCGAAGCGCTCGAAACCTTTATGAAGGAAAAGATCGACGAAGGTCTGTGGGATAAGCTGAGCAGTCGCCTGGATTTCTGCAATCTGGACGTTAACGACACCTCCGCATTTAAACGCCTCGGCGAAATGCTGGATCAGAAAAACCGCACTACCATCAACTACTTCGCCATGCCGCCGAGCACTTTTGGCGCCATCTGTAAAGGGCTTGGCGCGGCGAAACTCAACGCCAAACCGGCTCGTGTGGTGATGGAAAAACCGCTGGGCACTTCGCTTGCTACCTCGCGCGAAATTAATGACCAGGTGGGCGAGTTTTTCGAAGAGTGCCAGGTTTACCGCATCGATCACTATTTAGGTAAAGAGACCGTTCTCAACCTGCTGGCGCTGCGCTTTGCCAACTCCCTGTTCGTCAATAACTGGGACAACCGCACTATCGATCATGTGGAAATCACCGTTGCTGAAGAGGTGGGCATCGAAGGACGCTGGGGTTATTTCGACCAGGCCGGGCAGATGCGCGATATGATTCAAAACCATCTGCTGCAAATTCTTTGCATGATTGCCATGTCGCCGCCGTCCGATCTGAGCGCCGACAGTATTCGTGATGCAAAAGTAAAAGTACTGAAATCACTTCGCCGTATTGATCGCTCTAATGTGCGTGAAAAAACGGTGCGCGGTCAGTACACCGCCGGTTTTGCCCAGGGCAAAAAAGTGCCGGGTTATCTGGAAGAAGAGGGCGCGAACAAGTCCAGCAATACCGAAACGTTCGTGGCGATTCGCGTGGATATTGATGACTGGCGCTGGGCGGGGGTTCCTTTCTACCTGCGTACAGGCAAACGTCTGCCGGCCAAATGCTCTGAAGTGGTTGTCTACTTCAAGAACCCGGAACTGAACCTGTTTAAAGAGTCCTGGCAGGAGCTGCCGCAGAACAAGCTGACTATTCGTCTGCAGCCGGATGAAGGCGTGGATATTCAGATTCTCAACAAAGTGCCGGGTCTGGATCATAAACACAACCTGCAAACTACCAAGCTTGATCTGAGCTATTCCGAAACCTTCAACGAGACGCATCTGGCCGACGCTTACGAGCGCCTGTTGCTGGAAACCATGCGCGGCATTCAGGCGCTGTTTGTGCGTCGCGATGAAGTGGAAGAAGCGTGGAAATGGGTGGACTCCATTACCGAAGCCTGGGCGGCGGATAACGATGCGCCGAAGCCTTATCAGGCCGGCACCTGGGGCCCGGTTGCGTCGGTGGCAATGATCACCCGCGATGGCCGCTCCTGGAACGAATTCGAGTAATTACGGTTACGTTATTTTACCGGTAACATGATCTAACACAGATATCCGCACAATTTTTCATCTTTCAGGTCCCGACTGGATTCACCAGCGGGGCTTTTTTTATTACACTGGCTGAAGCGATTTTGCCTTTGGGGCGCGGCGCTCTGGTGTTTTCAACTTGTTACGCAAAACGAAAAACACTGTCAACGCGGTTTCCCCGAACAGATAAATTTCAGGAGCCTCTATGAACTCAACAATGTTACGCGTAACAAATCGCATTATTGAACGTTCGCGCGAAACCCGCTCAGCCTACCTGGCGCGCATTGAACAAGCGAAAAGCGACACAGTACGCCGCTCAACCCTGGCTTGTGGGAACCTGGCGCACGGATTTGCCGCGTGCCAGCCCAATGATAAAGCTTCGCTCAAAAGCATGTTGCGCAACAACATTGCCATCATCACCTCCTACAACGACATGCTTTCCGCACACCAACCTTATGAGGTTTATCCGGACATCATTCGCAAAGCCCTGCATTCGGTGAACGCAGTCGGCCAGGTTGCGGGCGGCGTTCCGGCAATGTGTGATGGCGTAACGCAGGGGCAGGATGGCATGGAACTTTCGCTGCTGAGCCGCGAAGTGATCGCCATGTCAGCGGCGGTCGGGTTATCCCATAACATGTTTGATGGCGCGTTATATCTCGGCGTCTGCGACAAAATTGTCCCGGGTTTAGCGATGGCAGCCCTGTCATTCGGCCATTTACCGGCGCTGTTTGTGCCGTCAGGTCCGATGTCCAGCGGCCTGGCAAACAAAGAAAAAGTGCGCATCCGCCAGCTTTATGCAGAAGGGAAAGTCGATCGCATGGCGCTGCTGGAATCCGAAGCCGCGTCTTACCACGCGCCGGGAACCTGTACCTTCTACGGCACCGCGAACACCAATCAGATGGTGATTGAGTTTATGGGTATGCAGTTGCCGGGTTCCTCTTTTGTTCACCCGGACGCACCGCTGCGTAAAGCGCTGACGGAAGCCGCAGCCCGCCAGGTCACGCGTTTGACCGGCAACGGCAATGAATGGATGCCGCTTGGCAAAATGATCGATGAAAAAGTGGTGGTGAACGGTATCGTTTCCCTGCTGGCGACCGGTGGTTCCACCAACCACACCATGCATCTGGTAGCAATGGCGCGCGCCGCAGGCATCATCATCAACTGGGATGATTTCTCTGAACTCTCTGAAGTGGTACCGCTGCTGGCGCGCCTCTACCCGAATGGCCCGGCGGACATTAACCACTTCCAGGCAGCCGGTGGTGTTCCGGTATTGCTGCGTGAACTGCTGAAAGGCGGTCTGCTGCATGAAGATGTGAACACTGTGGCGGGCTTTGGTCTGACGCGTTATACCAACGAACCGTGGCTGAACAATGGCGAGTTGGACTGGCGTGAAGGCGCAGCCGCGTCGCTGGATGAAGACATTATCGCCACCATTGAGAAACCATTCTCCAAACATGGTGGTACTAAAGTACTCAGCGGCAACCTTGGTCGCGCGGTGATGAAAACGTCCGCTGTGCCGGTAGAAAACCAGGTGATTGAAGCGCCAGCAGTGATTTTCGAAAGCCAGCATGACGTTTTACCGGCCTTTGAGGCGGGT
Coding sequences:
- the zwf gene encoding glucose-6-phosphate dehydrogenase; protein product: MAVIQTAQACDLVIFGAKGDLARRKLLPSLYQLEKAGQIHADTRILGVGRADWDKEAYTKIVREALETFMKEKIDEGLWDKLSSRLDFCNLDVNDTSAFKRLGEMLDQKNRTTINYFAMPPSTFGAICKGLGAAKLNAKPARVVMEKPLGTSLATSREINDQVGEFFEECQVYRIDHYLGKETVLNLLALRFANSLFVNNWDNRTIDHVEITVAEEVGIEGRWGYFDQAGQMRDMIQNHLLQILCMIAMSPPSDLSADSIRDAKVKVLKSLRRIDRSNVREKTVRGQYTAGFAQGKKVPGYLEEEGANKSSNTETFVAIRVDIDDWRWAGVPFYLRTGKRLPAKCSEVVVYFKNPELNLFKESWQELPQNKLTIRLQPDEGVDIQILNKVPGLDHKHNLQTTKLDLSYSETFNETHLADAYERLLLETMRGIQALFVRRDEVEEAWKWVDSITEAWAADNDAPKPYQAGTWGPVASVAMITRDGRSWNEFE
- the edd gene encoding phosphogluconate dehydratase, giving the protein MNSTMLRVTNRIIERSRETRSAYLARIEQAKSDTVRRSTLACGNLAHGFAACQPNDKASLKSMLRNNIAIITSYNDMLSAHQPYEVYPDIIRKALHSVNAVGQVAGGVPAMCDGVTQGQDGMELSLLSREVIAMSAAVGLSHNMFDGALYLGVCDKIVPGLAMAALSFGHLPALFVPSGPMSSGLANKEKVRIRQLYAEGKVDRMALLESEAASYHAPGTCTFYGTANTNQMVIEFMGMQLPGSSFVHPDAPLRKALTEAAARQVTRLTGNGNEWMPLGKMIDEKVVVNGIVSLLATGGSTNHTMHLVAMARAAGIIINWDDFSELSEVVPLLARLYPNGPADINHFQAAGGVPVLLRELLKGGLLHEDVNTVAGFGLTRYTNEPWLNNGELDWREGAAASLDEDIIATIEKPFSKHGGTKVLSGNLGRAVMKTSAVPVENQVIEAPAVIFESQHDVLPAFEAGLLDRDCVVVVRHQGPKANGMPELHKLMPPLGVLLDRRFKIALVTDGRLSGASGKVPSAIHVTPEAYDGGLLAKVSDGDIIRVNGQTGELTLLVDDNELAARQPHIPDLSAMRVGTGREMFGALREKLSGAEQGATCITF
- a CDS encoding MurR/RpiR family transcriptional regulator, giving the protein MNMLEKIQSRLEHLSKSERKVAEVILAAPDQAIHSSIATLAQEADVSEPTVNRFCRSLDTRGFPDFKLHLAQSLANGTPYVNRNVDEDDSVEAYTGKIFESAMASLDHVRQSLDMAAVNRAVDLLTQAKKIAFFGLGSSAAVAHDAMNKFFRFNVPVVYSDDIVLQRMSCMNCSDDDVVVLISHTGRTKNLVELAQLARENDAMVIALTSAGTPLAREATLAITLDVPEDTDIYMPMVSRLAQLTVIDVLATGFTLRRGAKFRDNLKRVKEALKESRFDKELLIKDDNHQ
- the pyk gene encoding pyruvate kinase, with translation MSRRLRRTKIVTTLGPATDRDNNLEKVIAAGANVVRMNFSHGTPEDHKLRADKVREIAAKLGRHVAILGDLQGPKIRVSTFKEGKVFLNIGDKFLLDANLGKGEGDKEKVGIDYKGLPADVVPGDILLLDDGRVQLKVLEVQGMKVFTEVTVGGPLSNNKGINKLGGGLSAEALTEKDKADIVTAALIGVDYLAVSFPRCGEDLNYARRLARDAGCDAKIVAKVERAEAVCNQDAMDDVILASDVVMVARGDLGVEIGDPELVGIQKALIRRARQLNRAVITATQMMESMITNPMPTRAEVMDVANAVLDGTDAVMLSAETAAGQYPSETVAAMARVCLGAEKIPSINVSKHRLDIQFDNVEEAIAMSAMYAANHLKGVTAIISMTESGRTALMTSRISSGLPIFALSRHERTLNLTALYRGVTPVYFDSVNEGVAAANDAVNLLRDKGYLLSGDLVIVTQGDVMSTIGTTNTTRILTVE
- the mepM gene encoding murein DD-endopeptidase MepM; translation: MQQIARSVALAFNNLPRPHRVMLGSLTVLTLTVAVWRPYVYHPESTAPIVKAIELPKNEIRSLLPEASEPIDQATSDDVDDIPQDELDEKTANEAGVHEYVVSTGDTLSSILNQYGIDMGNISQLAAADKELRNLKIGQQLSWTLTADGDLQRLTWEMSRRETRTYDRIDSGFKMSSEMQQGDWVNAVLKGTVGGSFVSSAKDAGLSSSEVSAVIKAMQWQMDFRKLKKGDEFSVLMSREMLEGKQEQSQLVGVRLRSDGKDYYAFRAEDGKFYDRNGTGLAKGFMRFPTSKQFRVSSNFDPRRLNPVTGRVAPHKGVDFALPQGTPVMAVGDGEVVVAKRSGAAGNYIAIRHGRTYTTRYMHLRKLLVKPGQKVKRGDRIALSGNTGRSTGPHLHYEVWINQQAVNPLTAKLPRTEGLSGSDRKDYLAQVKDVLPQLRLD
- the lpxM gene encoding lauroyl-Kdo(2)-lipid IV(A) myristoyltransferase (LpxM is lauroyl-Kdo(2)-lipid IV(A) myristoyltransferase, an enzyme characterized in Escherichia coli and involved in biosynthesis of the form of lipid A found in that species and some closely related species.), whose translation is METKKNNIEYIPEFEREFRHPRNWGAWLGVLAFAGAALIPPSLRDPLLGKLGRLAGRMGKSARRRAQINLFYCFPEKSEAEREAIIDEMFATAPQAMVLMAELALRGPEKVLPRIEWQGKEIIDEMHSNDEKVIFLVPHGWGVDIPAMLMASQGQKMAAMFHNQGNKVFDYVWNTVRRRYGGRLHARNDGIKPFIQSVRQGYWGYYLPDQDHGLEHSEFVDFFATYKATLPAIGRLMKVCRARVVPLFPVYDAKSHRLIIQVRPPMDDLLAADDNTIARRMNEEVEVFVGPHPEQYTWILKLLKTRKPGETEPYKRKELYAKK
- the znuA gene encoding zinc ABC transporter substrate-binding protein ZnuA; the encoded protein is MLHKNTLLCAAVSAALLAGVAQTANAAVVTSLKPLGFIASAIADGVTTTEVLLPDGASEHDYSLRPSDVKRLQNADLLFWVGPEMEAFMARSAQQVPAQKQVVMAQLDGVKTLLMKGTEEDEHEHGDDHHHDEKGDEHHHHGEYNMHLWLSPEIARLSAVAIHDKLVEVMPQSRARLDANLQAFEASLARADKQVGNELAPLKGKGYFVFHDAYGYFEKHYGLTPLGHFTVNPEIQPGAQRLHEIRTQLVEQKATCVFAEPQFRPAVVEAVARGTSVRMGTLDPLGIGIKLGTESYPQFLAQLSNQYASCLKGE